Proteins co-encoded in one Pocillopora verrucosa isolate sample1 chromosome 1, ASM3666991v2, whole genome shotgun sequence genomic window:
- the LOC136278582 gene encoding von Willebrand factor A domain-containing protein 1-like, whose protein sequence is MKLVTNFFRIPRIPLSYSSQIGQSKWQVISKSQDIQEDIVVILDRSESIEKCNYERAKQALKTALDIASEIGYDNRYAAVTFATGATTDFKFVANPVAGIKIKNLPYLPGSTNTQAALKEAKRIFEDPSSGKRPGARKIAILITDGQSNVDPTKTIPNAELLKASGVEIFVIAVGNYKT, encoded by the exons ATGAAACTGGTCACCAATTTCTTTCGCATACCACGCATACCACTCTCGTACTCGTCTCAGATTGGACAGAGCAAGTGGCAGGTCATAAGCAAGAGCCAGGACATACAGGAAGATATCGTGGTGATTTTGGATCGCTCAGAATCGATTGAGAAATGTAACTACGAAAGAGCAAAGCAAGCCTTGAAGACCGCGCTTGACATTGCGTCAGAAATAGGATATGACAACAGATATGCGGCAGTGACATTTGCAACCGGTGCCACGACCGATTTTAAGTTTGTTGCTAATCCGGTCGCAGGGATTAAGATAAAGAACCTTCCCTATCTCCCTGGGTCAACCAACACTCAGGCTGCATTGAAAGAAGCGAAAAGGATTTTTGAAGATCCCTCTTCAG GGAAACGTCCAGGGGCTAGAAAGATTGCTATCCTTATCACCGATGGGCAATCAAACGTTGATCCCACGAAGACCATACCAAATGCTGAATTGCTGAAGGCTAGTGGTGTGGAGATTTTTGTCATTGCTGTTGGAAATTACAAGACATGA